In one window of Echeneis naucrates chromosome 17, fEcheNa1.1, whole genome shotgun sequence DNA:
- the LOC115058188 gene encoding armadillo repeat-containing protein 1-like, protein MSAMSTEPDALAVVNQLRDLAADPMNRRAIVQDQGCLPGLILFLDHPNPQVVYSALLAIRYLAECRANREKLKGELGMTLSLQNVVQKSTTPGETKLLASEIYELLQASSSADSELPEEAVSSRRKAQFFLGCSNKRAKTVILHIDGLDDPSRRSLCEEALLKIRGVISFTFQMAVKRCIVRIRSDLKAEALASAIASTQVMKAQQVVKGENGDEVLIPFAEDGSVELEQNLDLPDYLPEDESPSQEPDKVVSRVGSGQDGTSWLGAAANFLSRSFYW, encoded by the exons ATGTCAGCCATGAGCACGGAGCCGGACGCCTTGGCTGTGGTCAACCAGCTGCGGGACCTGGCCGCTGACCCCATGAACCGCAGGGCCATTGTCCAGGACCAGGGCTGCCTGCCAGGCCTCATCCTGTTCCTGGACCACCCAAACCCTCAGGTCGTCTATTCCGCCCTGCTG GCGATCCGTTACCTGGCTGAGTGTCGAGccaacagagagaaactgaaggGGGAGTTGGGGATGACGCTGAGCCTCCAGAACGTGGTGCAGAA GTCGACCACTCCAGGAGAGACCAAGCTGCTGGCATCTGAGATCTACGAGCTCCTGCAGGCATCCAGCAGCGCTGACTCCGAGCTGCCGGAAGAGGCCGTCAGCAGCCGGCGGAAAGCTCAGTTTTTCCTCGGCTGCAGCAACAAGAGAGCCAAGACGGTCATCCTGCACATCGACGGCCTGGACGACcca AGCCGCAGGAGTCTGTGTGAGGAAGCTCTGCTAAAGATCCGAGGAGTCATCAGCTTCACCTTCCAGATGGCTGTGAAGAGATGCATCGTCCGCATCAGGTCCGACCTGAAGGCAGAG GCTCTGGCATCAGCGATTGCATCCACTCAGGTGATGAAGGCGCAGCAGGTGGTGAAGGGAGAAAATGGAGACGAG gtTCTGATCCCGTTTGCTGAGGACGGTTCAGTGGAGCTGGAGCAGAACCTGGACCTGCCAGACTACCTACCAGAGGACGAGAGTCCGTCCCAGGAGCCCGATAAGGTGGTGAGCCGGGTGGGATCCGGCCAAGATGGGACCAGCTGGCTCGGTGCCGCCGCCAACTTCCTTTCCCGTTCTTTCTACTGGTGA
- the cyp7b1 gene encoding 25-hydroxycholesterol 7-alpha-hydroxylase, with product MPSWEGLYFEAPRTEKVGDNGMSSSQCVLVCVSVSQCVSVRVSADRNRNMFLLLLLLGLLSLLWLLSPRSRRDGEPPLITGWIPFIGKALEFSRDAHKFVEEQKEKFGDVFTVLIAGKYMTFIMDPLVYPSIIKHGQQLDFSEFTNTAAAFAFGYPPMVNRKFPGLKEEITRSFKLLQGDNLTALTESMMGNLILVLRQDHLREDGWKSGSMYQFCNAVMFEASFLTFYGKPPTANRHAGMELLREDFVKFDNVFPFLIAQVPIWLLGRTRTIREKLISYFLPHRISCWSNTSQFVRRRMEVFDHFGSLSDFDKAAHHFGILWASVGNTIPACFWTLYQLLRHPEALQVIRQEIQDTLRLSGLDFDRDVKLSKEQLDKLLYLESAINESFRLSSASMNIRVSKEDFSLQLDAERTVAVRKGDIIAMFPQSMHLDPEIYEEPQTFQFDRFIQDGRPRTGFYKRGQKLKYYLMPFGSGSSICPGRFIAISEIKQFLCLLLLHFDLQLEDGQTTATPDPRRVGLGVPPPTTDVHFRYRVRKV from the exons ATGCCCTCATGGGAGGGACTTTATTTTGAAGCGCCCCGAACGGAAAAGGTCGGCGATAACGGCATGAGTTCgagtcagtgtgtgttagtgtgtgttagtgtgagtCAGTGCGTGTCAGTGCGTGTCTCCGcggacagaaacagaaacatgttcctcctcctgctgcttctcgGTCTCCTGTCGCTCCTTTGGCTCCTCAGTCCCCGGAGCAg GAGAGATGGTGAACCTCCTCTCATCACAGGCTGGATCCCGTTTATTGGGAAAGCTCTTGAGTTTTCCAGAGACGCGCACAAGTTcgtggaggagcagaaggagaagTTTGGCGACGTCTTCACAGTGCTGATAGCAG GTAAATACATGACCTTCATCATGGACCCTTTGGTGTATCCAAGCATCATCAAACATGGCCAACAGTTGGATTTCAGCGAGTTCACCAACACCGCCGCTGCCTTCGCTTTTGGCTACCCACCCATGGTCAACAGGAAGTTCCCGGGCCTGAAGGAGGAAATCACACGCTCCTTCAAACTCCTGCAGGGTGACAATCTGACAGCCCTCACAGAGAGCATGATGGGTAACCTGATTCTGGTGCTCCGTCAGGACCACCTGAGGGAGGATGGCTGGAAGTCCGGCAGCATGTACCAGTTCTGTAACGCCGTCATGTTCGAGGCCAGTTTCCTCACCTTCTATGGCAAACCACCAACTGCCAACCGCCACGCTGGGATGGAGCTGCTGAGGGAGGACTTTGTCAAGTTCGACAATGTGTTCCCGTTCCTCATCGCTCAGGTCCCCATCTGGCTGCTGGGACGGACCAGGACCATCCGCGAGAAGCTCATCAGCTACTTCCTGCCACACAGGATATCATGTTGGTCCAACACATCTCAGTTCGTCAGGCGCCGGATGGAGGTGTTCGACCACTTCGGGTCGCTGAGTGACTTCGATAAAGCAG CTCATCACTTTGGCATCCTCTGGGCCTCCGTGGGAAACACCATCCCAGCCTGTTTCTGGACGTTGTACCAGCTGCTCCGTCACCCTGAAGCCCTGCAGGTGATCCGGCAGGAGATCCAGGACACCCTGAGACTAAGTGGACTGGACTTCGACAGAGATGTGAAGCTTAGCAAAGAGCAGCTGGACAAACTCCTCTACCTGG AGAGTGCCATCAATGAGAGTTTCCGTCTGTCCTCTGCGTCCATGAACATCCGGGTGTCAAAGGAGGACTTCAGTCTGCAGCTGGACGCCGAGCGCACAGTGGCCGTCAGGAAAGGGGACATCATCGCCATGTTCCCTCAGAGCATGCACCTGGACCCAGAGATCTACGAGGAGCCGCAG ACCTTCCAGTTTGACCGCTTCATCCAGGATGGGAGACCGAGGACGGGCTTCTACAAGAGAGGTCAGAAGCTCAAGTACTATCTGATGCCGTTTGGCTCCGGCTCCTCCATTTGTCCTGGACGGTTCATCGCCATCAGCGAGATCAAGCAGTTCCTgtgtctcctgctgctccactttgACCTTCAGCTGGAGGACGGTCAGACCACAGCCACTCCGGACCCCAGGAGAGTCGGACTGGGGGTCCCGCCGCCCACCACCGATGTGCACTTCCGCTACAGAGTGAGAAAAGTTTAG